One genomic segment of Dehalogenimonas alkenigignens includes these proteins:
- a CDS encoding YihY/virulence factor BrkB family protein translates to MAVGTIEELGRDDASHLAAGVAYFAMLSLFPLLLGFIALAGIFLPSETVQQAILRFMEDNLPIAADIVVENIESIIASRNIVGVISFIALIWTSSSMFTAIGVALNRSCGVCERRPFYLRKPRDILLSLGAGFLFLVSGVLPTVFNLLPAVVIPFFGNTTNAALLAVGSILTWVVFTVMYTYLPTTRHAWHYIWPGAVLATALFEVLRYVFIYFVVQFSRITVIYGPIYSAIALMIWIYLSGLILLAGSVFNEQLRRLAEGNLTLDADKPI, encoded by the coding sequence TTGGCGGTCGGTACCATCGAGGAACTTGGCCGGGACGATGCTTCCCATCTGGCGGCCGGAGTTGCTTATTTCGCGATGCTGTCGCTGTTTCCGTTGCTGCTTGGTTTTATCGCTTTAGCCGGTATTTTTTTGCCTTCCGAAACAGTTCAGCAGGCTATTCTCCGCTTCATGGAAGACAACCTGCCTATCGCCGCAGATATTGTTGTAGAAAACATCGAAAGCATTATCGCTTCACGGAATATAGTCGGCGTTATCAGTTTTATCGCCCTGATATGGACCAGTTCAAGCATGTTCACAGCTATCGGCGTGGCCTTGAACAGGTCTTGCGGCGTATGCGAACGACGGCCTTTTTACCTGCGAAAACCCCGAGATATTTTATTATCGCTGGGAGCAGGTTTCCTATTTTTGGTCTCCGGCGTACTGCCAACGGTTTTTAATTTACTCCCCGCGGTAGTCATCCCTTTCTTCGGGAATACAACAAATGCCGCATTGCTGGCAGTGGGCTCTATTCTCACCTGGGTTGTCTTTACCGTCATGTATACTTATCTTCCAACGACCAGACACGCTTGGCACTATATTTGGCCAGGCGCGGTACTGGCAACGGCCTTGTTTGAAGTCCTGAGGTATGTTTTTATCTACTTCGTTGTGCAGTTTTCGCGGATTACGGTCATATATGGCCCAATCTATTCGGCTATCGCTTTGATGATCTGGATCTACCTCTCTGGACTGATACTTCTTGCCGGAAGTGTTTTCAACGAACAGCTGCGCCGTCTGGCGGAGGGAAATCTCACTCTCGATGCCGATAAGCCTATCTAA
- the glgP gene encoding alpha-glucan family phosphorylase, translating to MDLQQLTSRIPRRISRLAELSNNLWWSWNLPARELFESIDARLWRTSGHNPVRLLAEVEIKRLDSLAVDQEFLVKYDRAIGEFDSIIKDGNTWVSRNFQGVFKKPIAYFSMEFAVHNSLPMYAGGLGVLAGDICKEASDLGLPFVGVGFMYPEGYFHQRISDEGWQIEHYRQLDFDLAPVSKVTMPDGSQFIMSLSLGDKTVFITAWEVKVGRSILYLLDTNLPENAPGDRELSARLYSAGKDIRLQQEYILGIGGVRLLRLLGIDPAAWHCNEGHTSFLLVELLREHLLAGETFEKAVDKVRAATIFTTHTPVPAGHDTFDESMIERYFCCFWESLALDRERFMSLGQASPGEPFNMTALGMNLSKNINAVSKIHGEVSRRMWQRLYPQTPESAVPINHVTNGIHVPTWLTPGMSKLFEKSFGAEWYQRRHDISFRKAVEAIPDEALWQVHQDRKQRLAHYIREQARQEWGGIDVSSRRLVALGAMLDPEVLTVGFVRRFVEYKRPTLLFKDIERLKTIVRNWQRPVQFIFAGKSHPADYMAKELIHRVYGQATDREFEGRICFIEDYDLHLARYLVSGVDVWLNNPRRLLEASGTSGMKASINGVPNASILDGWWHEGFNGRNGWAIGGTFKPEDPNAEDIQDASELYGLLEEQIIPMFYERDTADIPRRWLKICKEAIASTLFSFSASRMMMEYAEMMYVPIAQSAATVAIQSE from the coding sequence ATGGACTTACAACAACTAACGTCACGGATTCCGAGGCGTATCTCGCGTTTGGCAGAGCTTTCAAACAATTTATGGTGGAGCTGGAATTTGCCAGCTCGAGAACTTTTCGAATCGATAGATGCAAGATTGTGGCGGACTTCAGGTCATAATCCGGTACGCCTTCTGGCTGAAGTTGAAATCAAACGGCTCGACAGCCTGGCTGTGGACCAAGAATTCCTTGTGAAGTACGACCGGGCGATTGGTGAATTCGACAGCATCATCAAAGACGGCAACACCTGGGTATCACGAAACTTTCAGGGTGTTTTCAAAAAACCTATAGCCTACTTTTCGATGGAATTTGCCGTTCATAACTCCTTGCCGATGTATGCCGGCGGACTGGGGGTACTTGCTGGCGATATATGCAAAGAAGCTTCCGACCTTGGGCTGCCGTTTGTCGGCGTCGGCTTCATGTATCCGGAAGGGTATTTCCATCAGCGCATCAGCGACGAAGGCTGGCAAATAGAACACTACCGGCAACTCGACTTCGATCTTGCTCCTGTTTCGAAGGTAACCATGCCTGACGGCAGCCAATTCATCATGAGCCTGAGCCTCGGGGATAAAACAGTATTTATTACAGCATGGGAAGTCAAGGTGGGCAGGAGTATTCTTTACCTGCTGGACACTAACCTGCCGGAGAATGCCCCCGGTGATAGAGAACTCTCAGCCAGGCTTTATAGCGCGGGTAAAGATATCAGGCTGCAGCAAGAATATATATTGGGAATCGGCGGCGTCCGGCTGCTCCGCCTTTTAGGCATTGATCCGGCTGCCTGGCACTGCAACGAAGGTCATACGTCGTTTCTGCTGGTTGAACTGCTCAGAGAGCACCTTTTGGCCGGTGAAACGTTCGAAAAAGCGGTTGATAAAGTCAGGGCCGCAACAATATTTACCACCCATACCCCTGTTCCGGCTGGACACGATACCTTTGATGAATCGATGATCGAACGTTATTTTTGTTGCTTCTGGGAAAGCCTAGCCCTGGACCGGGAGCGCTTCATGTCATTGGGTCAAGCCTCTCCAGGCGAACCGTTCAATATGACAGCGCTAGGGATGAACCTTTCAAAAAACATCAATGCGGTGAGTAAAATTCATGGAGAAGTCTCGCGCCGCATGTGGCAGCGGCTTTATCCCCAAACTCCGGAGTCTGCCGTTCCCATTAACCACGTCACCAATGGCATTCATGTGCCTACATGGCTGACACCAGGGATGTCAAAACTGTTTGAAAAATCTTTTGGAGCAGAATGGTACCAGCGAAGACACGATATTAGCTTCCGTAAAGCGGTGGAGGCGATCCCGGACGAAGCGTTATGGCAGGTGCATCAGGACCGTAAGCAACGTTTGGCGCACTATATCAGAGAGCAAGCACGCCAGGAATGGGGAGGTATTGACGTGTCCAGCCGGCGGCTGGTGGCTTTGGGAGCAATGCTTGATCCTGAGGTGCTGACCGTCGGTTTTGTCCGCCGTTTTGTGGAATATAAACGACCGACTCTTCTTTTCAAAGATATTGAACGTCTTAAAACAATTGTCCGCAACTGGCAGCGACCGGTGCAGTTCATATTTGCCGGCAAGTCGCACCCGGCTGATTATATGGCAAAGGAACTGATTCACCGGGTATACGGCCAGGCGACCGATCGTGAGTTTGAAGGCAGAATTTGTTTTATTGAAGACTATGACCTCCATCTTGCCCGGTACCTTGTATCAGGTGTTGACGTCTGGTTGAACAACCCGCGGCGTCTGTTAGAAGCCAGCGGGACTTCCGGTATGAAAGCGTCGATCAACGGCGTTCCCAACGCCAGTATTTTGGATGGCTGGTGGCATGAAGGATTTAACGGTCGGAACGGGTGGGCTATCGGCGGCACCTTTAAGCCGGAGGATCCAAATGCAGAAGATATCCAGGACGCCTCTGAACTCTACGGGTTGCTCGAAGAACAGATTATCCCGATGTTTTATGAGCGCGACACGGCTGATATTCCCCGGCGCTGGCTGAAGATTTGCAAGGAAGCCATCGCTTCGACGCTATTTTCTTTTTCAGCCTCCAGGATGATGATGGAATATGCTGAAATGATGTATGTGCCGATAGCTCAGAGCGCGGCGACGGTGGCAATTCAATCTGAATAA
- a CDS encoding Crp/Fnr family transcriptional regulator, with protein sequence MSGSSVTLNIIAKEQLLARSPYFIGLSTNEMKEVSHLTFERQVGRGEIVTLEGGADHNLYLVASGALKIYNTSSGGKEQIVSLVRPGDSFNDVAAFDSGTVPATVQSLTPALLYYISGPALLERACRLSGLASNIARLLAGRVRDLSSLVADLSFRPVAGRLARILLDQINREPAPYLTQKDLASMAGTAREVVARALKSLEDEGIIRVDRHKIVIKDRVKLEDKAA encoded by the coding sequence ATGTCCGGATCGAGTGTCACGCTGAACATTATTGCTAAGGAGCAACTCCTTGCCCGCAGCCCTTATTTTATCGGGCTCTCTACCAATGAAATGAAAGAGGTGTCCCACCTGACTTTTGAGCGGCAGGTTGGGCGTGGTGAGATTGTAACTTTGGAAGGCGGAGCTGACCATAATCTCTACCTGGTAGCTTCCGGGGCGTTAAAAATATACAACACCTCCTCAGGGGGCAAAGAACAGATAGTCAGCCTTGTCAGGCCCGGCGACAGTTTCAATGACGTCGCCGCTTTTGATAGCGGCACCGTACCAGCAACAGTACAGTCCTTAACCCCAGCTCTACTGTATTATATCAGCGGCCCTGCGTTGCTTGAGAGAGCCTGCCGTTTAAGTGGACTTGCTTCGAATATTGCCCGCCTGCTTGCCGGCAGAGTGAGGGATTTGAGCAGCCTTGTTGCCGATCTTTCTTTCAGACCGGTAGCCGGCCGTCTGGCGCGTATCCTGCTTGACCAGATAAACCGGGAACCGGCCCCTTACCTGACACAAAAGGATCTGGCTTCAATGGCAGGCACTGCCCGAGAAGTGGTGGCGCGGGCACTTAAAAGCCTGGAAGACGAAGGTATTATCAGGGTAGACCGTCACAAGATCGTAATTAAAGACCGGGTAAAACTCGAAGATAAGGCCGCATGA
- a CDS encoding glycosyltransferase, with product MTLDPDMPGIIDTAGISGNEVLWSVIGINLTLRTCSDSIVAMNKPHLTIVVPTFKEAANVPILLEQVHSALKGYPFDVLVIDDNSPDGTADIVRRFSEQFHANVIVRTDKRGLASAVVDGFNAAKGKLIGVMDADLQHPPEVMSRLVATVNQTAADIVIASRYVPGGSVGNWSFIRKLISRGAVFLAHLLLPSTRGIKDPMSGCFLFRREVISGVGLSPVGYKILLEVICLGRSTKTVEVPYVFENRRAGTTKLSMITQTDYLRHLVSLMRRTGELRRMLKFIGVGLSGSVVNLSLIALLREAVGFNYLLAGAIAFEISVIWNFMLNDRFTFSDRKRDGSKFISRLWRFNTTSLGGFIIYVCLLAALTELIGLHYILSAAVGIIAAFGWNFFINSTWTWK from the coding sequence GTGACACTCGATCCGGACATGCCAGGAATTATAGACACTGCCGGTATTTCCGGCAATGAAGTTCTCTGGTCCGTAATTGGAATCAACTTGACGCTTCGTACCTGCTCAGATAGCATTGTGGCTATGAATAAGCCTCATCTAACTATTGTGGTACCAACATTTAAAGAAGCCGCCAACGTGCCAATACTGCTGGAACAGGTACACTCGGCGTTGAAAGGGTACCCTTTTGATGTTCTGGTGATCGATGACAACTCGCCTGACGGAACCGCTGATATTGTTCGTCGTTTTTCTGAACAATTTCATGCAAATGTGATCGTCAGAACCGATAAACGCGGTTTAGCTTCAGCCGTTGTCGACGGGTTTAACGCAGCCAAAGGCAAATTGATCGGGGTCATGGACGCCGACCTCCAACACCCGCCGGAGGTGATGAGCCGGCTGGTGGCAACAGTAAACCAAACAGCAGCCGATATCGTTATCGCCAGCCGCTACGTTCCGGGCGGCAGCGTCGGCAACTGGTCATTTATCAGAAAACTAATCTCACGAGGCGCGGTATTCCTTGCCCACTTGCTGCTTCCGTCAACCAGGGGGATCAAGGACCCCATGAGCGGCTGTTTTTTATTTCGACGCGAGGTTATCTCCGGCGTGGGATTAAGCCCGGTGGGTTACAAAATACTGCTGGAAGTCATCTGCCTGGGCAGGTCAACTAAAACCGTTGAAGTGCCTTATGTTTTTGAAAACCGGCGAGCCGGAACGACTAAATTATCGATGATAACCCAGACTGACTATTTACGACACCTTGTTTCCTTAATGCGACGTACTGGTGAACTCCGAAGGATGCTGAAATTTATCGGCGTCGGGCTCAGCGGTTCGGTGGTTAACTTGAGCCTGATCGCGTTATTGCGGGAAGCTGTTGGTTTTAACTACCTGTTGGCCGGCGCAATAGCTTTCGAGATTTCGGTTATATGGAATTTTATGTTAAATGATCGATTCACTTTTAGCGATCGGAAACGCGATGGTTCAAAATTCATCAGCCGGCTGTGGCGATTCAACACCACCAGTCTGGGAGGCTTTATCATTTACGTTTGCCTGCTGGCAGCGTTGACCGAGTTAATAGGGCTCCATTATATCTTATCAGCGGCAGTCGGAATCATTGCCGCCTTCGGCTGGAATTTCTTTATCAACAGCACCTGGACATGGAAGTAA